Proteins found in one Dermacentor silvarum isolate Dsil-2018 chromosome 8, BIME_Dsil_1.4, whole genome shotgun sequence genomic segment:
- the LOC119461149 gene encoding LYR motif-containing protein 2-like, with amino-acid sequence MIKTKMAASFSTNTPNVMTLKRFMLRQEVLKLYRDTLRAIRAVGDERQRKELQTWARHDFDSNKHVTEEDAIKMHIARGKLALKELQSSVHLSK; translated from the exons ATGATAAAGACCAAGATGGCAGCCTCCTTCAGTACGAATACTCCGAATGTGATGACGCTAAAGAGA TTCATGCTGAGGCAGGAAGTTCTGAAACTGTATCGGGACACTCTGCGAGCGATACGCGCTGTTGGCGACGAGCGGCAAAGAAAGGAGCTGCAGACTTGGGCGAGACACGATTTTGACAGCAACAAGCACGTTACAGAGGAG GATGCAATCAAGATGCACATCGCCCGAGGAAAACTGGCACTCAAGGAACTTCAGTCATCGGTACATCTTTCGAAGTAG